The sequence TCCTCTCCGGGGCAAGCGTCGGCCCCGAAGGAACCATCACCGTCCTCATCGGCTACATATCGTCCTACACCCGGGATAAGCTGAAGATCAGATCAACGACCGCCGCACTCGGGTTTGACGTCGCGGCGCTTGCCTCGGCGTTCAACGGCATCATCGGCAACATCCTCTTCACAGGGATCTTCGCCACCGAGTTCCAGGTCGGCGGGAGCAGGAACGCCCTGAAATTCCTCACCTGGAACCTGCTCGCCGGCACCATCGGCTACCTCGCGTACCTGCTCCTCGGACTCCCCTCGTTCGCCCGGAGCATCCCGTTTGAACCGATCAGCGGACTGAACCTCGCCTACATTCTCTACGCGGTCGTCCTCGGCATCCTCGGGGCGCTGCTCGCGGTCTTTATGGGGCTTTCCATGCAGGCCGCGGGGACTGTCATGGAGAGGGCATTTGGCGACGCAGTCATCACCCAGACCCTCGCCGCGGGGGCGATCATCGCATGCATCGGCTACTTCATCCCTGAACTGCTCTTCTCCGGGGAGGGGCAGATCCACGGGATCCTCGCCGATCCGGCCCGGTTCGGGGTTGGGATGCTTCTTTTCATGGCACTCCTGAAGGTCCTCCTGCTTGCGCTCTCGTTTAAGAGCGGGTATCTCGGCGGCCCGATCTTTCCCGTCATCTTCTCGTCCACGCTTGTGGGGCTCGCCCTGCACCTGCTCTTTCCGGGCATACCGGTCTCAATCTTCGTGCTCTGCATCGAGGTCGCCGCCATCGCCCTGGCCCTCGGGGCACCCCTGACCGCCATCCTTCTCGTCGTGGTCGTGGGCACAGCCGACCAGAACATGATCGTGCTCCTCGTGATCTCCGCCGTCACCGCCATGCTGCTCGGTGCAGCCGCAAAAGAGAGGAGAGGCACCTGATTTATATACCCGGGAGTCGATGACGCCGACAGCCCGCCCCGGTATGGCCGGTGTGCGGCGTGAGAGGATGGAGCCATGCAGTTCATAAGCATATTCACCTGGGAGCCGGGGAAGACGGGCGAGGTCATGGAAGCACGTGCCGCCGAGAAGATCCCGGACGGCGTGCGCCTGATCAACGAGTGGGTCGACCTCGGGAGCAACACGGTCTTCCGCTTGATCGAGACGGACGACCCCGCGGCCCTCCTGATGATCAGCAGCCCCTGGGGCGACCTCGGCTACAAAGAGGTGCACCCGGTGATGGAGTCAAAAGAGGCGCTGAGACTGCACAAGGGATAGGGGGTCGTTACACCCCCTCCTTCAGCCGTCCCGGCCTGACCGGGACCACGTAGGGTGCCGGGAGGTCCTGTTTCACCACCGCCTCGATCCCGTAGACGCTTCCGAGCATCTCCGGGGTGAGAACCTCCTCCGGCGCCCCGTAGCCGTAGATCGATCCTTCCGCAAGAACCAGGAGGCGGTGGCAGTAGGTTGCCGCGAGGTTGAGGTCATGGAGCGCGATGACGACCGCA is a genomic window of Methanoculleus bourgensis MS2 containing:
- a CDS encoding chloride channel protein; protein product: METLAGGTGDEPKLRQIVFIALIAIIFTVAYLEIYGLLNHLIWFEEGVLKPPRWAIPVGVLAFSLLVGLCRKYLHAPTVIHGGFTESLKGGGEKPDYRTFPGALLSSLFSLLSGASVGPEGTITVLIGYISSYTRDKLKIRSTTAALGFDVAALASAFNGIIGNILFTGIFATEFQVGGSRNALKFLTWNLLAGTIGYLAYLLLGLPSFARSIPFEPISGLNLAYILYAVVLGILGALLAVFMGLSMQAAGTVMERAFGDAVITQTLAAGAIIACIGYFIPELLFSGEGQIHGILADPARFGVGMLLFMALLKVLLLALSFKSGYLGGPIFPVIFSSTLVGLALHLLFPGIPVSIFVLCIEVAAIALALGAPLTAILLVVVVGTADQNMIVLLVISAVTAMLLGAAAKERRGT
- a CDS encoding DUF3303 domain-containing protein gives rise to the protein MQFISIFTWEPGKTGEVMEARAAEKIPDGVRLINEWVDLGSNTVFRLIETDDPAALLMISSPWGDLGYKEVHPVMESKEALRLHKG